A window of the Gordonia humi genome harbors these coding sequences:
- a CDS encoding amidohydrolase family protein, whose translation MTPPNTPGVSRRSLLMGAGAAAGAAVAAGIAPAAGRSSAAPGKTTGRYRIDLHAHFLPPEYRSALLEHGHVTIGGYPTPQWSPESAIDFMDRWGIQAQALSVSDPGTSFLRGKESRDLARYCNTYAAKLFRTHRRRFGAFAVLPMPDVAASIAEAEYALDRLHLDGVVLLSAYDGVYLGDPRFEPLMAALNKRKAFVFVHPAAIPDSAKPSLPLPDFLEEFTFDTTRAASMMMAAGTVQRYPGIRFQLAHAGGTLPFLSWRIGVLAQTPVGDVWPKGAPRPSLLGVQEQVRSFFYDTALSASEPAMRAVLAVAPRSHIVFGSDWPFSQMTFTGSGDPAPGLDGVFDSNQRYEIERLNPLKQLPRLADVVE comes from the coding sequence ATGACACCTCCGAATACGCCCGGAGTGAGCCGCCGTTCCCTGTTGATGGGAGCGGGAGCGGCCGCCGGCGCAGCCGTGGCGGCCGGCATCGCTCCGGCAGCGGGTCGCTCGTCCGCAGCTCCCGGGAAGACGACCGGGCGCTATCGTATCGACCTGCACGCTCATTTCCTGCCGCCGGAGTATCGGTCGGCGCTCCTGGAGCACGGTCACGTCACGATCGGCGGCTATCCGACGCCGCAGTGGTCACCGGAGTCCGCGATCGACTTCATGGATCGGTGGGGGATTCAGGCGCAGGCGTTGTCGGTGTCCGACCCGGGCACGTCGTTCCTGCGGGGCAAGGAGTCCCGTGATCTCGCGCGGTACTGCAACACCTACGCCGCCAAGCTGTTCCGTACGCACCGTCGCAGGTTCGGTGCCTTCGCAGTGTTGCCGATGCCCGATGTCGCCGCGTCGATCGCTGAAGCCGAGTATGCACTCGACCGGCTGCACCTCGACGGCGTCGTCCTACTCAGCGCGTACGACGGCGTGTATCTCGGCGATCCGCGCTTCGAACCGCTGATGGCCGCACTGAACAAGAGGAAGGCGTTCGTGTTCGTCCATCCGGCGGCGATCCCCGACAGCGCGAAGCCGTCGCTGCCGTTGCCGGACTTCCTGGAAGAGTTCACGTTCGATACGACGCGCGCGGCGTCCATGATGATGGCGGCGGGCACCGTGCAGCGGTACCCGGGGATCCGCTTTCAGCTCGCGCATGCCGGCGGGACGCTGCCGTTCCTGTCGTGGCGTATCGGAGTCCTCGCGCAGACGCCGGTCGGTGACGTCTGGCCGAAGGGCGCGCCCCGGCCGTCCCTGCTCGGGGTGCAGGAGCAGGTCCGATCGTTCTTCTACGACACCGCCCTCAGCGCTTCCGAGCCTGCGATGCGCGCGGTGCTCGCGGTCGCGCCGCGCTCGCACATCGTGTTCGGGTCCGACTGGCCGTTCAGCCAGATGACCTTCACCGGAAGCGGAGATCCCGCACCCGGACTCGACGGTGTCTTCGATTCGAATCAGCGGTACGAGATCGAACGGCTCAATCCGCTCAAGCAGTTGCCTCGGCTGGCTGACGTCGTGGAGTGA
- a CDS encoding RluA family pseudouridine synthase, translating to MRDSRAMPVPDGLHGMRVDAGVARLLGLSRTVAAGLADAGDITVDGGAVDKAHKLVAGAWLDVTLPEPERPLTVEPTPVEDLDVIYHDSDIVVVNKPPGVAAHPSQGWTGPTVIGALAAAGFRISTSGAQERQGIVHRLDVGTSGVMVVAASEHAYTVLKRAFKYRTVEKVYHAVVQGHLDPPVGTVEAPIGRHPGSDWRFAVTSNGKPSTTHYETLEMFAAASLLDVHLETGRTHQIRVHFSALHHPCAGDPTYGADPKLAARLGLDRQWLHARSLAFAHPADGRRVQFTTDYPDDLQRAIDVLRDV from the coding sequence ATGCGTGATTCACGAGCGATGCCCGTGCCCGACGGACTGCACGGCATGCGGGTCGACGCCGGTGTCGCACGCCTCCTGGGGCTGTCTCGGACGGTTGCGGCCGGCCTCGCGGACGCCGGTGACATCACCGTCGACGGCGGCGCCGTCGACAAGGCGCACAAGCTCGTCGCGGGCGCCTGGCTCGACGTGACGCTGCCCGAGCCGGAGCGTCCGCTCACCGTGGAGCCCACCCCGGTCGAGGACCTCGACGTGATCTACCACGACTCCGACATCGTCGTGGTGAACAAGCCGCCGGGCGTCGCGGCCCACCCGTCGCAGGGGTGGACCGGTCCGACGGTCATCGGGGCGCTCGCCGCCGCGGGCTTCCGCATCTCCACCTCCGGGGCCCAGGAACGCCAGGGCATCGTCCACCGACTCGACGTCGGCACCTCCGGCGTCATGGTGGTCGCCGCATCCGAGCACGCCTACACGGTGCTCAAACGGGCGTTCAAGTATCGGACCGTCGAGAAGGTCTATCACGCCGTCGTGCAGGGACACCTGGATCCGCCGGTCGGCACCGTCGAGGCGCCCATCGGCCGTCACCCGGGCTCGGACTGGCGGTTCGCCGTGACCTCCAACGGCAAGCCGTCGACCACCCACTACGAGACCCTCGAGATGTTCGCCGCGGCGTCGCTGCTCGACGTGCACCTCGAGACCGGTCGCACCCACCAGATCCGCGTGCACTTCTCCGCGCTGCACCATCCGTGCGCGGGCGATCCGACCTACGGCGCCGACCCGAAGCTCGCCGCGCGCCTCGGTCTGGACCGCCAGTGGCTGCACGCCCGCTCGTTGGCGTTCGCGCACCCCGCCGACGGCCGCCGGGTGCAGTTCACCACCGACTATCCGGACGATCTGCAGCGGGCGATCGACGTCCTGCGCGACGTGTGA
- a CDS encoding asparaginase codes for MGTRHVVMITTGGTAASQTTDDGAVPVLSATDLVPDTADDVVVRPHELMAVDSSSMSVRQQFDVVRAVREALTDPDVSGVVVTHGTDTLEETAFLADVFAADPRPVIFTGAQRPADHPAADGPANIADAVTLAADPATRGRGVLVALGGPVLQARGAFKTSTTDLRAFDTVHPRLPRPLVSRAVPGGTPARVDLLALYPGVSPGLIAAAVDQRAAGIVLSATGSGNTHPDITAQVNLAVQRGVPVVVSTRVPYGEVEPTYGGGGGGVDLLRAGAIFSPWLRAPQARMALIALLTEGADRGEVAEFFTASSPN; via the coding sequence ATGGGCACACGGCACGTTGTGATGATCACCACCGGCGGCACCGCCGCCTCGCAGACCACCGACGACGGCGCGGTCCCCGTTCTGTCGGCCACCGATCTGGTCCCGGACACCGCCGACGACGTCGTCGTCCGACCGCACGAACTGATGGCGGTCGACTCCTCGTCGATGTCCGTACGCCAGCAGTTCGACGTGGTCCGCGCCGTCCGCGAGGCGCTCACCGACCCCGATGTGTCCGGAGTGGTCGTGACACACGGGACCGACACGCTGGAGGAGACCGCGTTCCTGGCCGACGTGTTCGCCGCGGATCCGCGACCGGTGATCTTCACCGGGGCGCAGCGGCCGGCTGATCACCCGGCCGCCGACGGCCCGGCCAACATCGCCGACGCCGTCACGTTGGCGGCCGATCCGGCGACTCGCGGTCGCGGCGTCCTGGTCGCCCTGGGCGGTCCCGTCCTGCAGGCGCGTGGCGCGTTCAAGACCTCGACCACCGACCTGCGGGCGTTCGACACCGTGCACCCCCGCCTTCCACGTCCTCTCGTCTCGCGTGCGGTCCCCGGCGGCACGCCCGCCCGTGTCGATCTCCTCGCCCTGTATCCGGGTGTGTCGCCGGGCCTGATCGCCGCCGCCGTCGACCAGCGCGCCGCTGGAATCGTGTTGTCGGCCACCGGGTCCGGCAACACTCACCCGGACATCACCGCGCAGGTGAACCTCGCCGTGCAACGCGGCGTTCCCGTCGTCGTGTCCACGCGCGTGCCCTACGGCGAGGTGGAACCGACGTACGGCGGCGGCGGAGGCGGCGTCGACCTCCTCCGCGCCGGGGCGATCTTCTCGCCGTGGCTGCGCGCACCCCAGGCCCGCATGGCGCTGATCGCGCTGCTGACCGAGGGAGCCGACCGCGGTGAGGTCGCCGAATTCTTCACGGCGTCGTCGCCGAACTGA
- the dnaE gene encoding DNA polymerase III subunit alpha, translated as MSGSFVHLHNHTEFSMLDGAAKMSPLFTEAKRLEMPAIGMTDHGNMYGSSDFYNTAKKFDIKPIIGIEAYIAPESRFNTKRVLWGSRDQKSDDVSGSGAYTHMTMVAENATGLRNLFKLSSLASIEGQLGKWARMDAEIIAQHAEGVIATTGCPSGEVQTRLRLGQDDEALAAAAKWQDIFGKENFYMELMEHGLEIEQRVRSGLLEVGRKLGIKPLVTNDCHYVTREHSTAHEALLCIQTGKTLSDPTRFKFDGDGYYLKSAQEMRELWDDVVPGGCDSTLEIAERVQSYEDVFTHHDRMPIFPVPEGYTQESWLEHEVMSGLDRRFAGQAVPEKYVDRAKYEMNVINQMGFPAYFLVVGDLISHALEVGIRVGPGRGSAAGSLVAYAMGITNIDPIPHGLLFERFLNPERVSMPDIDIDFDDRRRGEMITYASEKWGHDKVAQVITFGTIKTKAALKDSARVQFGQPGFAIADRITKALPPPIMAKDIPVWGITDPEHERYSEAAEVRTLIETDPDVKRIYDTALGLEGLVRNAGVHACAVIMSSEPLTDAIPVWKRAQDGAIITGWDYPSCEAIGLLKMDFLGLRNLTVIGDAIENIKTNRGVELNLDTLPLEDDKTYELLARGDTLGVFQLDGAAMRELLKMMQPTGFEDIVAVLALYRPGPMGVNAHTDYAKRKNGLQDIKPIHPELEEPLKDILAETFGLIVYQEQIMQIAQKVAGYSLGQADLLRRAMGKKKKEILDEAYDGFAQGMRDNGYSQGAITALWDTVLPFAGYAFNKSHAAGYGLVSFWTAYLKANYPAEYMAGLLTSVGDDKDKAAIYLADCRKMGITVLPPDVNASLPNFAAVGEDIRFGLAAIRNVGSGVVDSIISTRTEKGSYSDFSDYLGKIDVVACTKKVTESLVKAGAFDSMDHPRKGLFLVHADAVDSVMSTKKAEAMGQFDLFGGADVDDVGDVFAVKIPDEEWDNKHKLALERDMLGLYVSGHPLAGVEHAISAETDTSITALLEGNISDGAQITIGGIISSVTRRVNKKGEPWAAVTIEDMVGGVEVYFFPRAFTAYGMDLLQDNIVLVRARVNKRDDSIMISANDLAVPDLTAVGASKPVKLTVPSNRCTPDRVSDLKQILTRHPGTSDVHVTLVSDRRETQLKLTEALRVNPSSALMGDLKALLGPSCLA; from the coding sequence GTGTCCGGGTCGTTTGTTCATCTGCACAATCACACCGAGTTCTCGATGCTCGACGGCGCCGCGAAGATGTCGCCGCTGTTCACCGAGGCGAAGCGGTTGGAGATGCCGGCGATCGGGATGACCGACCACGGCAACATGTACGGCTCGTCGGACTTCTACAACACCGCGAAGAAGTTCGACATCAAGCCGATCATCGGCATCGAGGCGTACATCGCACCGGAGTCCCGTTTCAACACCAAGCGGGTGCTGTGGGGCAGCCGGGACCAGAAGTCCGACGACGTGTCGGGTTCGGGTGCGTACACCCATATGACGATGGTGGCCGAGAACGCCACCGGTCTGCGGAACCTGTTCAAGCTGTCGTCGCTGGCCTCGATCGAGGGACAGTTGGGCAAGTGGGCGCGTATGGACGCCGAGATCATCGCGCAGCACGCGGAGGGCGTCATCGCCACGACCGGGTGTCCGTCGGGGGAGGTGCAGACCCGCCTGCGTCTGGGCCAGGACGACGAGGCGTTGGCCGCGGCGGCCAAGTGGCAGGACATCTTCGGCAAAGAGAACTTCTACATGGAGTTGATGGAGCACGGGCTCGAGATCGAGCAGCGGGTCCGTTCGGGGCTGCTCGAGGTTGGTCGCAAGCTCGGCATCAAACCGCTGGTGACCAACGACTGTCACTACGTCACGCGCGAGCACTCGACTGCGCACGAGGCGTTGCTGTGCATCCAGACCGGTAAGACGCTGTCCGATCCGACGCGGTTCAAGTTCGACGGCGACGGTTACTACTTGAAGTCGGCCCAGGAGATGCGTGAGCTGTGGGACGACGTCGTCCCGGGGGGTTGCGATTCGACGCTGGAGATCGCCGAACGGGTCCAGTCGTACGAGGACGTGTTCACCCACCACGACCGGATGCCGATCTTCCCGGTGCCGGAGGGCTACACGCAGGAGTCGTGGCTCGAGCACGAGGTGATGTCGGGTCTGGACCGTCGTTTCGCCGGCCAGGCCGTGCCGGAGAAGTACGTCGACCGGGCGAAGTACGAGATGAACGTCATCAATCAGATGGGGTTTCCGGCGTACTTCCTGGTGGTCGGCGACCTCATCTCGCATGCGCTGGAGGTCGGGATCCGGGTGGGGCCCGGGCGCGGATCGGCGGCGGGTTCGCTCGTCGCGTACGCGATGGGCATCACGAACATCGATCCGATTCCGCATGGTCTGCTGTTCGAGCGGTTCCTCAACCCCGAGCGTGTGTCGATGCCCGATATCGACATCGACTTCGACGACCGTCGTCGCGGTGAGATGATCACCTACGCGTCGGAGAAGTGGGGCCATGACAAGGTGGCTCAGGTCATCACGTTCGGCACCATCAAGACCAAAGCCGCGTTGAAGGACTCGGCCCGGGTGCAGTTCGGTCAGCCTGGATTCGCGATCGCCGACCGGATCACCAAGGCGCTGCCGCCGCCCATCATGGCCAAGGACATTCCGGTGTGGGGCATCACCGATCCGGAGCACGAGCGGTACTCGGAGGCGGCCGAGGTCCGAACGCTGATCGAGACCGACCCCGACGTCAAGCGGATCTACGACACCGCGCTCGGGCTGGAGGGCCTGGTCCGTAACGCGGGTGTGCACGCGTGCGCGGTGATCATGTCGTCCGAGCCGCTGACCGATGCGATCCCGGTGTGGAAGCGCGCCCAGGACGGCGCGATCATCACCGGCTGGGACTACCCGTCGTGTGAGGCCATCGGCCTGCTGAAGATGGACTTCCTGGGTCTGCGGAACCTGACGGTCATCGGTGACGCGATCGAGAACATCAAGACCAACCGCGGCGTCGAGCTGAACCTCGACACGCTGCCGCTCGAAGACGACAAGACCTATGAGCTCCTGGCACGCGGCGACACCCTCGGCGTGTTCCAGCTCGACGGCGCGGCCATGCGCGAACTGCTGAAGATGATGCAGCCGACCGGTTTCGAGGACATCGTCGCCGTCCTGGCGCTGTACCGGCCCGGTCCGATGGGTGTGAACGCGCACACCGACTACGCCAAGCGCAAGAACGGGCTCCAGGACATCAAGCCGATCCATCCCGAACTCGAAGAGCCGCTCAAGGACATCCTCGCCGAGACGTTCGGTCTGATCGTCTACCAGGAGCAGATCATGCAGATCGCGCAGAAGGTCGCGGGCTATTCGCTCGGCCAGGCCGATCTGCTGCGACGCGCCATGGGCAAGAAGAAGAAGGAGATCCTCGACGAGGCCTACGACGGCTTCGCGCAGGGGATGCGCGACAACGGATACTCGCAAGGCGCGATCACTGCGCTCTGGGACACCGTCCTCCCGTTCGCGGGCTACGCGTTCAACAAGTCGCACGCCGCGGGCTACGGGCTCGTCTCCTTCTGGACCGCGTACCTCAAGGCCAACTACCCAGCCGAGTACATGGCCGGTCTGCTGACCTCGGTCGGCGACGACAAGGACAAGGCCGCGATCTACCTCGCGGACTGCCGCAAGATGGGCATCACGGTGCTGCCCCCGGACGTCAACGCGTCCCTGCCGAACTTCGCCGCGGTGGGCGAGGACATTCGTTTCGGCCTCGCCGCGATCCGCAACGTCGGCTCGGGCGTCGTCGACTCGATCATCTCCACTCGCACGGAGAAGGGCTCCTACAGCGACTTCTCCGACTATCTGGGGAAGATCGACGTCGTGGCCTGTACCAAGAAGGTCACCGAATCGCTGGTCAAGGCGGGCGCATTCGACTCGATGGACCATCCGCGCAAGGGGCTGTTCCTCGTGCACGCCGACGCCGTCGACTCGGTGATGAGCACCAAGAAGGCCGAAGCGATGGGGCAGTTCGACCTCTTCGGCGGCGCCGACGTCGACGACGTGGGCGACGTGTTCGCGGTGAAGATCCCCGACGAGGAGTGGGACAACAAGCACAAGCTCGCTCTCGAACGCGACATGCTGGGTCTGTACGTGTCCGGGCATCCCCTGGCCGGCGTCGAGCACGCCATCTCCGCGGAGACCGACACGTCCATCACCGCCCTGCTGGAGGGCAACATCTCCGACGGCGCGCAGATCACGATCGGCGGCATCATCTCGTCGGTCACCCGGCGCGTCAACAAGAAGGGCGAACCCTGGGCCGCGGTCACCATCGAAGACATGGTGGGTGGCGTCGAGGTCTACTTCTTCCCGCGCGCCTTCACCGCGTACGGCATGGATCTGTTGCAGGACAACATCGTCCTGGTGCGAGCCAGGGTCAACAAGCGCGACGACTCGATCATGATCAGCGCCAACGACCTCGCGGTGCCCGACCTGACCGCGGTCGGCGCCTCCAAACCGGTGAAGCTGACGGTGCCGTCGAACCGCTGCACACCCGACCGCGTCAGCGATTTGAAGCAGATCCTGACCCGTCACCCGGGCACGTCCGACGTGCACGTGACTCTGGTGAGCGACCGTCGGGAGACCCAGCTCAAGCTGACCGAGGCGCTGCGAGTGAACCCGTCGTCGGCGTTGATGGGCGATCTGAAGGCCCTGTTGGGCCCGAGCTGCCTGGCGTAG
- the lspA gene encoding signal peptidase II, with protein MSRTEPGHNTARTVALLALVAVVAFLLDLLTKTLAVAKLDPYHPTHVIGDFLTFKLIRNSGAAFSMATGYTWVLTFIALIVVLGIVRYSSKLVSIGWVIGLGLVLGGAIGNLTDRLFRAPGPLRGHVVDFIQVGSWWPTFNVADSAVVCGAVLLVVLTLLGYDYDGSRSGWAARNLPAEPTDGGSRDEEHKDA; from the coding sequence ATGAGTCGAACCGAGCCCGGGCACAACACCGCCCGGACCGTGGCGCTGCTGGCCCTCGTGGCAGTGGTCGCCTTCCTGCTGGACCTGCTCACCAAGACGCTCGCCGTCGCGAAGCTCGATCCCTATCACCCGACCCACGTCATCGGTGACTTCCTCACGTTCAAACTGATCCGCAACAGCGGCGCGGCGTTCTCGATGGCGACCGGATACACCTGGGTCCTGACCTTCATCGCGCTGATCGTGGTGCTCGGGATCGTCCGGTACAGCAGCAAACTCGTCTCGATCGGCTGGGTCATCGGTCTCGGACTGGTTCTCGGCGGTGCGATCGGCAATCTGACCGACCGACTGTTCCGGGCCCCCGGGCCGCTGCGCGGGCACGTCGTCGACTTCATCCAGGTCGGCAGTTGGTGGCCGACTTTCAACGTGGCCGACTCCGCCGTCGTCTGCGGCGCCGTCCTGTTGGTGGTCCTGACGCTGCTCGGGTACGACTACGACGGCAGCCGCTCGGGGTGGGCGGCGCGGAACCTGCCCGCGGAGCCGACGGACGGCGGGTCCCGGGACGAGGAGCACAAGGATGCGTGA